One Methanobrevibacter sp. V74 DNA window includes the following coding sequences:
- the glp gene encoding gephyrin-like molybdotransferase Glp, whose product MGTEFLKIKECDEAIDIIQKLFDENLKAESEEVSVDETYGRILFEDVYSKMDFPPFDKALKDGFAIISSDSFGASEESPNTLEVIDFLEAGATTDKKVEKGKCIEISTGAAMPEGADAVVMVEYAEKMDGKVNLLTTATPSQEVAKKGSDIGESKLILEKGDFLNPGKIGVLLSQGFETIEVYKKPSVGILSSGNEITLQGERLEYGKIYDVNGGMIKNDAISCGSDAHFLGVMRDNYDEVKEKIVESLKEVDILFCSGGTSAGLGDVLKHVLDELGEVYIHGISVQPGKPTIVGVIDGKIVMGLPGNPVSALMIFNAFVAEPLTKLAGIDKDFELNVVKGKITKRIHSQVGRMQYQLVKVDGDNIQPIFKDSGAIFSLSTADGYVKIPKLVELVDEGEEVEVYLFK is encoded by the coding sequence ATGGGAACGGAATTTTTAAAAATTAAAGAATGTGATGAAGCTATTGACATTATTCAAAAATTATTTGATGAGAATTTAAAAGCAGAAAGTGAGGAAGTCTCTGTTGATGAAACTTATGGCAGGATATTATTTGAAGACGTTTATTCTAAAATGGATTTCCCTCCATTTGACAAAGCTTTGAAGGATGGTTTTGCAATCATTTCCAGTGACAGTTTTGGCGCATCTGAAGAATCACCAAATACTTTGGAAGTTATTGACTTTTTAGAAGCTGGGGCGACAACTGATAAGAAAGTCGAAAAAGGCAAATGTATTGAAATCAGCACTGGTGCTGCAATGCCTGAAGGTGCCGATGCAGTTGTTATGGTAGAATATGCGGAAAAAATGGATGGTAAAGTTAATTTATTGACCACTGCGACTCCTAGCCAAGAGGTTGCTAAAAAAGGATCTGATATTGGGGAATCTAAATTAATCCTTGAGAAAGGGGATTTCTTAAATCCGGGCAAAATCGGAGTTTTACTTTCACAAGGATTTGAAACAATTGAAGTTTATAAAAAACCTAGTGTGGGCATACTTTCATCTGGAAACGAAATTACTCTTCAAGGAGAGAGACTGGAATATGGTAAAATTTATGATGTAAATGGCGGAATGATTAAAAACGATGCAATTTCCTGCGGTTCCGATGCACATTTTTTAGGAGTTATGAGGGACAACTATGATGAAGTAAAAGAAAAGATAGTGGAGTCTCTAAAAGAAGTTGATATTTTGTTCTGTTCTGGAGGAACTTCTGCTGGTTTAGGTGATGTTTTAAAACATGTGCTTGATGAATTAGGTGAAGTTTACATTCATGGAATATCTGTTCAACCGGGAAAACCAACTATTGTAGGGGTTATTGACGGCAAAATTGTTATGGGGCTACCGGGCAATCCAGTTTCAGCATTGATGATCTTTAATGCATTTGTAGCTGAACCTTTAACAAAATTGGCTGGAATTGATAAGGACTTTGAATTAAATGTTGTTAAAGGTAAAATCACTAAAAGAATCCACTCACAAGTTGGAAGGATGCAATACCAATTAGTTAAAGTCGATGGAGATAATATACAACCAATATT
- the eif1A gene encoding translation initiation factor eIF-1A, whose translation MSKPNNNQQQEYRRVRTPKKGEIPGIVEQIMGHGKLKVRCSDGNIRMTRIPGKMKKRIWIREGDVILVKPWDFQSDEKADVIWRYTKTESNWLERKGYLKM comes from the coding sequence TTGTCAAAACCGAATAATAACCAACAACAAGAATATAGAAGAGTAAGAACTCCTAAAAAAGGTGAAATACCTGGAATAGTTGAGCAAATCATGGGACACGGAAAATTAAAAGTCCGTTGTTCTGATGGAAATATTAGAATGACCAGAATTCCTGGAAAAATGAAGAAACGTATTTGGATTCGTGAAGGAGATGTTATTCTAGTTAAACCGTGGGATTTCCAATCTGATGAAAAAGCAGATGTTATCTGGAGATACACAAAAACCGAGTCCAACTGGCTTGAAAGAAAAGGCTACTTAAAAATGTAG